A region of Chloroflexota bacterium DNA encodes the following proteins:
- a CDS encoding GyrI-like domain-containing protein, giving the protein MPEIKEFPKTRVAYVTEVGPFNEAIPRGFARLFAWLGEHQLLPAGASFGIYYDDPAKVPVEKLRSELCVPVSADAQASGDVQVKDIIKFSAATIVYQGEANITAAYNEVYDWLRAQGYRDDGAPLEVYLSMPGEVLRAEVFVPIKAIATKLAKKPVKKAVKKPANKTSAKK; this is encoded by the coding sequence ATGCCAGAGATCAAGGAATTTCCCAAGACGCGTGTGGCGTACGTGACCGAAGTTGGTCCGTTCAACGAAGCGATCCCGCGCGGGTTTGCTAGGTTGTTCGCGTGGCTGGGCGAACATCAACTTTTACCGGCTGGCGCGTCGTTCGGGATTTACTACGACGATCCCGCCAAGGTGCCGGTCGAGAAATTGCGGAGCGAATTGTGCGTGCCGGTTTCGGCGGACGCGCAAGCGTCGGGCGATGTGCAGGTGAAGGATATTATAAAGTTCAGCGCCGCGACAATTGTGTACCAAGGCGAGGCGAACATTACGGCGGCGTACAACGAGGTGTACGATTGGTTGCGCGCGCAAGGGTATCGCGATGATGGCGCGCCGCTCGAAGTGTACCTGAGTATGCCGGGCGAGGTATTGCGCGCCGAGGTGTTCGTGCCGATCAAAGCGATCGCGACCAAGCTGGCGAAAAAACCGGTAAAGAAAGCAGTCAAGAAACCGGCGAATAAAACAAGTGCGAAAAAATGA
- a CDS encoding MFS transporter, with amino-acid sequence MRKSSWDRALDLIKPGESIEDQNRWHLYGEIAWYGVLFGMIQAFLPVFVLRLGGSDVHVGLVTALPALIIAVFSMPGSLLVERERKPLSALIFSALIQRSGYLAIALVPFFFVTHRADLVIVLIGLLSIPLAIAAIGFTAMFARAVKPERRAHVVSIRNVWLGVSSTAVALLGGRFLDWVVFPLNFQILFAIGFLAGMVGLYHLARLHVPNEPSVAPTRTRLSWRATLTMVTTQRAFARYAITLFIYHWGLFFAAPLFTIYWVRNLGASDGWIGIINMVTNATTIIAFPLWGRAATRQGNRRVLILTSAALASIPIVTAFAPSLETLLFVAFLGGVIAPGFSLAFFNGLLEACPEQHRATYVGAFNALINVAAFLAPILSSSLTVLFSVPLLLVVAGAMRLTGAILIWRGRALAP; translated from the coding sequence ATGAGAAAATCATCCTGGGATCGCGCACTCGATCTAATCAAACCCGGCGAGAGCATCGAAGATCAAAACCGCTGGCATCTCTACGGCGAAATCGCGTGGTACGGCGTTCTGTTTGGAATGATTCAAGCGTTCCTGCCGGTGTTCGTTCTCCGCTTGGGCGGCAGCGATGTGCACGTTGGATTGGTCACCGCGTTGCCTGCGCTCATCATCGCCGTGTTTTCAATGCCAGGCAGTTTGCTCGTCGAACGCGAGCGCAAGCCATTGTCGGCGTTGATTTTCAGCGCGTTGATCCAACGCAGCGGTTACCTCGCGATTGCGCTCGTCCCCTTTTTTTTCGTGACGCACCGCGCGGACCTTGTCATCGTACTCATCGGCTTGTTGAGTATTCCACTCGCCATCGCCGCGATCGGTTTCACCGCGATGTTCGCGCGCGCGGTGAAACCGGAGCGACGCGCCCACGTCGTCAGTATTCGCAACGTCTGGCTTGGCGTCTCAAGCACCGCAGTCGCGTTGCTCGGGGGACGCTTCCTCGACTGGGTTGTGTTTCCGCTCAACTTTCAAATTCTCTTCGCGATCGGTTTTCTCGCCGGCATGGTGGGCTTGTACCATCTGGCGCGTTTACATGTGCCGAATGAACCGTCCGTTGCGCCCACGCGCACGCGCTTGTCGTGGCGCGCGACGCTGACGATGGTGACCACGCAGCGCGCGTTCGCGCGCTATGCGATCACGCTCTTTATCTATCACTGGGGCTTGTTCTTCGCCGCGCCGCTCTTTACGATTTACTGGGTGCGTAACCTGGGCGCGAGCGATGGTTGGATCGGCATCATCAACATGGTCACGAACGCGACCACGATCATTGCGTTCCCGTTGTGGGGACGGGCGGCGACGCGCCAGGGCAATCGCCGCGTGTTGATTTTGACGAGCGCGGCGCTCGCGAGCATTCCGATCGTGACCGCGTTCGCGCCGTCGCTCGAAACGTTATTGTTCGTCGCGTTCTTGGGCGGCGTGATCGCGCCGGGCTTTTCGCTCGCGTTCTTTAACGGTCTGCTCGAAGCGTGTCCCGAACAACATCGCGCGACGTACGTCGGCGCGTTCAACGCGCTCATCAATGTCGCCGCGTTCCTCGCGCCGATTCTGTCGTCCTCGCTCACCGTGCTGTTCAGCGTACCGCTGTTGCTCGTCGTCGCCGGCGCAATGCGCTTGACCGGCGCGATATTGATCTGGCGCGGACGCGCGCTCGCGCCGTAA
- a CDS encoding DUF3786 domain-containing protein, producing MTTPMREKMIAQVEAMREKLRGGDPREYAVRTGGELADGGLRMAFFREAYTIAFPDLEVRREADRFVCGLNRTAMFLYYLLNADGSPLEGKWVAFRDLPSGMFYHQAYQGYSGDRLAKAIDNRISVFERAAKQLGGEKLQLGDAAFAFTALPRVRVAAVYYAGDEDFPASANVLFDASIIHYLPTDVCAGVGSTLVDRLIGAETKDDSSDG from the coding sequence GTGACAACACCGATGCGCGAAAAAATGATCGCCCAGGTGGAGGCGATGCGCGAGAAATTACGCGGCGGCGATCCGCGCGAGTACGCTGTGCGGACGGGCGGGGAATTAGCAGATGGCGGATTACGGATGGCGTTCTTTCGCGAGGCATACACGATTGCGTTTCCCGACTTGGAAGTTCGCCGCGAAGCCGACAGGTTTGTGTGCGGTTTGAATCGCACCGCGATGTTTCTGTACTATTTGTTGAACGCGGACGGTTCGCCGCTTGAAGGCAAGTGGGTGGCGTTCCGCGATTTGCCCAGCGGGATGTTTTATCATCAGGCGTACCAAGGGTACAGCGGCGACCGGCTTGCCAAAGCGATTGACAATCGCATCAGTGTGTTCGAGCGCGCGGCGAAGCAACTGGGCGGCGAAAAATTACAACTCGGCGATGCGGCATTCGCGTTCACCGCATTGCCGCGTGTGCGCGTCGCCGCGGTGTACTATGCCGGCGACGAAGATTTTCCGGCATCGGCGAATGTGTTGTTCGACGCTTCGATCATTCACTATTTGCCGACCGATGTGTGCGCGGGCGTGGGCAGTACGCTCGTGGATCGCTTGATCGGCGCGGAGACCAAAGACGATTCGAGTGATGGGTAA
- a CDS encoding putative toxin-antitoxin system toxin component, PIN family has protein sequence MQKLKRFGRRSTPRVVIDTNLFVRGLMNGPVTRPLIEAWKQKRFTLVTSEALLTEIVTVLARPKFRRYFALADVTELVQLIVEQGEIVEPTVRLQLCRDPKDNVFLDIAVTGHCNFLVTGDDDLKGDDALKSKMQNTYGVSILSAPEFIRALDAPQGCLPF, from the coding sequence ATGCAGAAGTTGAAGCGGTTCGGCAGACGCTCCACACCGCGAGTCGTCATTGACACTAACTTGTTCGTGCGCGGCTTGATGAATGGTCCGGTGACGCGTCCCTTAATCGAAGCATGGAAACAAAAACGATTCACGCTCGTCACTTCGGAAGCGTTGTTGACTGAAATCGTCACCGTGCTCGCCCGCCCCAAATTCCGGCGCTACTTTGCGCTTGCCGATGTGACCGAATTAGTGCAACTCATTGTCGAGCAAGGCGAAATCGTCGAGCCGACAGTCCGGCTCCAACTCTGTCGCGATCCCAAAGACAATGTTTTTCTCGACATCGCCGTAACCGGACATTGCAACTTTCTCGTGACGGGGGACGATGACCTCAAAGGTGATGACGCGCTGAAATCAAAAATGCAAAACACCTACGGCGTTTCAATCCTCAGCGCACCTGAATTCATCCGCGCACTCGATGCACCCCAAGGGTGCTTGCCTTTTTGA
- a CDS encoding HIT domain-containing protein has product MNRLWTPWRMAYLKPPKETKMSGCIFCDKFNADRACDRDNLLLVRGQRAALVMNLYPYTNGHLMVAPYTHTGELESLDGETLKEMMLLVSRGIRALRQYANPHGFNVGANLGRVAGAGVEDHVHLHIVPRWSGDTNFMPVLADTRMIPELLPDTYDRLLNALLADEKEAG; this is encoded by the coding sequence ATGAATCGCCTCTGGACACCCTGGCGAATGGCGTATCTCAAACCGCCGAAAGAAACCAAGATGAGCGGCTGTATTTTTTGCGACAAGTTCAACGCCGACCGCGCGTGTGATCGCGATAATCTTTTGCTCGTGCGCGGACAACGCGCCGCGCTCGTGATGAACTTGTATCCGTACACGAACGGGCACTTGATGGTCGCGCCGTACACGCACACGGGCGAACTCGAATCGCTCGACGGCGAGACATTGAAAGAAATGATGTTGCTCGTGAGTCGCGGCATTCGCGCCTTGCGCCAGTACGCCAATCCGCACGGCTTTAACGTCGGCGCAAACCTGGGTCGCGTCGCCGGCGCGGGCGTCGAAGATCACGTTCACCTGCACATCGTCCCGCGCTGGAGCGGCGACACGAACTTTATGCCTGTGCTCGCGGACACGCGGATGATTCCGGAATTACTCCCTGACACCTACGACCGTTTGCTTAACGCATTGCTGGCTGATGAAAAAGAAGCGGGCTAG